A single region of the Ziziphus jujuba cultivar Dongzao chromosome 10, ASM3175591v1 genome encodes:
- the LOC107411875 gene encoding uncharacterized protein LOC107411875 has product MVIPPPARAPNIAKYLKPYVLRMHFTNKYVSAQVIHRSTATVASSASSQEKALRESMDSLRDVAAAAKIGKILGERLLLQNIPAVSVHLKREQKYHGKIKAVVDSVRGAGVKLL; this is encoded by the coding sequence atgGTTATTCCTCCACCAGCTAGGGCACCTAATATCGCAAAGTATCTTAAGCCTTATGTCTTGAGGATGCATTTTACAAACAAGTATGTAAGCGCCCAGGTGATCCACAGGTCAACTGCCACTGTAGCATCTTCTGCAAGTTCTCAGGAAAAAGCCTTGAGAGAAAGTATGGACTCTTTACGGGATGTTGCTGCGGCTGCAAAGATTGGCAAGATATTGGGAGAGCGACTGCTGCTCCAAAACATCCCTGCTGTTTCTGTCCACTTGAAGAGAGAACAGAAATATCATGGCAAGATCAAAGCTGTTGTTGATTCTGTAAGAGGAGCAGGTGTGAAGCTACTTTAA
- the LOC132799226 gene encoding 3-ketoacyl-CoA synthase 7, whose protein sequence is MDILSLVQFSHAMVAIVLATHFKFLVATALIATAVCFFIKAKPVYLIDFMCYRPPDTTRVPISAFIEYNERLGKFSEESIDFQTRVIERSGIGNETYLPTGFLLFPNNQTLNSAMDEVEMVLFSVVQNFFQKHKINPRTIDILITNCSVVSPTPSLASMIINKFGFRSNVMSFNLSGMGCSAGILSISLAQDLLKVHKNSWALILSMESICSNAYHGKVKSMLLANCLFKMGGAAVLLSNRKRDRKTAKYELKHLVRTHIGANDGFYNCVVQEQDDEGFTGVSLSRSIQQVAGEALKTNIRILAVLVLPYSEQIKYGLSVLWKKIYPPARKNGSEVPDFRKAFEHFCIHAGGKSVIEMIKEKLKLKDEDVEASKMTLHRFGNTSSSSTWYSLSYLEAKGRVKKRDRIWQLAFGSGFKCASAVWKCISEINPRSSNAWSDRIHQYPVEVPDVIDH, encoded by the coding sequence ATGGATATCCTAAGTTTAGTACAATTTAGCCATGCAATGGTTGCCATTGTCCTTGCAACCCATTTCAAATTTCTTGTAGCCACCGCTCTCATTGCCACAGCAGTATGTTTCTTCATCAAAGCAAAGCCAGTTTATCTCATTGACTTCATGTGTTATCGCCCACCTGATACTACCCGAGTTCCTATATCTGCCTTCATAGAATACAATGAAAGATTGGGTAAATTCAGTGAGGAGAGTATAGATTTCCAGACTAGAGTCATAGAAAGATCTGGCATCGGAAATGAAACCTACTTGCCAACCGGGTTCCTTTTATTCCCAAACAATCAGACACTCAATTCAGCAATGGATGAAGTTGAAATGGTGCTGTTTTCTGTGGTCCAAAACTTCTTTCAAAAGCACAAGATTAACCCAAGAACCATTGACATTCTTATCACCAATTGTAGCGTTGTAAGCCCAACTCCTTCCTTGGCTTCAATGATCATCAATAAATTTGGTTTCAGAAGCAATGTCATGAGCTTCAATCTCTCTGGTATGGGATGCAGTGCTGGAATCCTATCTATTTCTTTGGCTCAAGACCTCCTCAAAGTCCATAAAAATTCCTGGGCTCTGATACTAAGCATGGAATCTATATGTTCAAATGCTTACCACGGAAAGGTCAAGTCTATGCTCCTTGCTAATTGCTTGTTTAAGATGGGTGGTGCTGCAGTCTTGCTCTCAAACCGGAAGAGAGACAGAAAGACAGCTAAATATGAACTTAAACATCTGGTTCGAACCCATATTGGAGCTAACGATGGTTTCTATAATTGTGTTGTTCAAGAACAAGATGATGAGGGTTTCACTGGGGTTTCCTTGTCAAGATCAATCCAACAAGTAGCTGGAGAGGCATTGAAAACTAATATACGGATACTTGCTGTATTGGTATTGCCATATTCAGAGCAAATCAAATATGGGTTATCAGTGTTGTGGAAGAAAATTTACCCTCCTGCAAGAAAAAATGGGTCTGAAGTACCAGATTTCAGGAAGGCTTTTGAGCATTTTTGCATTCATGCAGGTGGGAAATCAGTGATAGAGATGATTAAGGAGAAACTGAAGTTGAAAGACGAAGATGTTGAAGCATCAAAGATGACACTGCATAGATTTGGTAAtacatcttcttcttcaacttgGTACTCACTTAGTTACCTTGAGGCTAAAGGAAGAGTGAAGAAGAGGGATAGGATTTGGCAGTTGGCTTTTGGAAGTGGTTTCAAATGTGCTAGTGCTGTTTGGAAATGCATCTCAGAGATCAATCCTAGAAGTTCAAATGCCTGGTCTGATAGGATTCACCAGTACCCTGTGGAGGTTCCAGATGTGATAGACCATTGA
- the LOC125420856 gene encoding GDSL esterase/lipase At5g03980-like has product MNISSSMTNSSLNIQLEWMDTHFNSICFSARDCAKKLKSSLFMMGEIGGNDYSYAILQGQKTIKEAANMVPQVVQAIKDALKKVLGYGALRVVVPGNFPTGCRPIYLTSFQTNDSSAYDEYHCLKGLNELSIYHNDHLKKAIDELKQGHPNVTIKYGDYYNAFMWLLRHASNLGFDASSLQKSCCGIGGDYNYNRAKPCGASGVPVCSNPDQHIIWDGVHLTQKAYYYVSHWLIQDFLRQLCCGI; this is encoded by the exons ATGAATATATCTTCCTCAATGACAAATAGCTCTCTCAATATACAACTGGAGTGGATGGATACCCATTTCAATTCAATCTGTTTCAGTGCTAGAG ACTGTGCTAAGAAGCTTAAGAGTTCTCTGTTCATGATGGGGGAGATTGGTGGGAATGACTATAGCTATGCAATTTTACAAGGCCAAAAAACCATCAAGGAGGCCGCCAACATGGTTCCACAAGTAGTCCAAGCCATAAAAGATGCTCTCAAA AAAGTCCTTGGTTATGGAGCTTTGAGAGTGGTTGTCCCGGGAAATTTCCCAACTGGGTGTCGACCAATATACCTTACAAGTTTCCAAACCAATGATTCCTCTGCTTATGATGAGTATCACTGCCTAAAGGGATTGAATGAACTTTCAATTTATCACAATGATCATCTCAAAAAGGCCATTGATGAGTTGAAGCAAGGGCACCCAAATGTTACCATCAAATATGGTGATTACTACAATGCATTCATGTGGCTACTCCGTCATGCTTCTAACTTAG GTTTTGATGCTTCATCTCTGCAAAAGTCTTGCTGTGGCATTGGAGGTGACTATAACTACAACAGAGCAAAACCATGTGGAGCTAGTGGAGTACCAGTGTGTTCTAACCCTGACCAACACATTATATGGGACGGAGTTCATCTCACACAAAAGGCTTACTACTATGTTTCACATTGGCTCATACAAGATTTCTTACGGCAGCTTTGCTGTGGTATTTGA